One segment of Zhihengliuella halotolerans DNA contains the following:
- a CDS encoding B3/B4 domain-containing protein, with protein sequence MPEQTTTPGSPSDLHAVLEAAHVASDVFELRPDYRVVLVAVDGIEPGPGDQMSEELLAAAEASAAQDLAQGPVTEVPHVAAWREAYRSFGAKPQRTRNSLEALMRRAAAGLPRVNRLTDVYNAISVLHRIPLGGEDLARYDGAPRLVRATGEESFDTAAGGETVLEHPDPGEVVWRDASGVTCRRWNWRQCRRTALTDQTTSAVFILDALEPLDDDALQSAADELAAALRRLGPDVTVATRWIGAP encoded by the coding sequence ATGCCTGAGCAGACCACAACCCCCGGCAGCCCCAGCGACCTGCACGCCGTGCTCGAAGCGGCGCACGTCGCCTCCGACGTGTTCGAGTTGCGCCCGGACTACCGGGTGGTGCTGGTCGCCGTCGACGGGATCGAGCCCGGCCCGGGCGACCAGATGAGCGAAGAACTGCTCGCCGCCGCGGAGGCCTCGGCGGCGCAGGACCTCGCCCAAGGGCCCGTCACCGAGGTGCCGCACGTCGCCGCATGGCGGGAGGCGTACCGGTCCTTCGGGGCCAAGCCGCAGCGGACCCGGAACAGTCTGGAGGCGCTCATGCGGCGCGCCGCCGCCGGGCTGCCCAGGGTCAACCGGCTCACCGACGTTTACAACGCGATCTCGGTGCTGCACCGGATCCCCCTCGGCGGCGAGGACCTGGCCCGCTACGACGGGGCGCCGCGCCTGGTCCGCGCCACCGGCGAGGAGTCGTTCGACACCGCCGCCGGCGGTGAAACGGTGCTCGAGCATCCGGACCCCGGCGAAGTGGTGTGGCGCGACGCGTCGGGTGTCACGTGCCGGCGCTGGAACTGGCGCCAGTGCCGCCGCACCGCCCTCACCGACCAGACGACGTCGGCGGTGTTCATCCTCGACGCCCTCGAGCCGCTGGACGACGACGCCCTGCAGAGTGCCGCCGATGAGCTCGCCGCGGCGCTGCGCAGGCTCGGCCCGGATGTCACGGTCGCCACCCGCTGGATCGGTGCGCCGTGA
- a CDS encoding EamA family transporter yields the protein MRRGTGAGVPPWSMAVAAMLLIQLCNALSVGLVSEVGAAGTSWLRLSMGALVFMLIARPPLHLIRRADVPALLGLGAATGLMTTAFLAAIDRIPLGTAVAIEFLGPLAVAAIRSGSRRMLAWPGLALAGVVLLTEPWQGAIDLAGIGFAALAGLGWGVYILLTQRVGDRFSGISGLSITIPIAAVMTAFIGVPEASGSIDGRILLIALGLALLAPVLPFGLEMLALRRMSHSAFGTLMAVEPALGVLIGLLVLLQTPSPYQIAGIVLVVLAGAGAQRHGARPLDPEPADARTRPEDKRPLLEETP from the coding sequence ATGCGGCGGGGCACGGGTGCCGGGGTGCCGCCGTGGTCGATGGCGGTGGCCGCGATGCTGCTGATCCAGCTGTGCAACGCGCTGTCGGTCGGGCTCGTCTCCGAGGTCGGTGCCGCCGGGACCTCGTGGCTGCGCTTGAGCATGGGGGCGCTCGTCTTCATGCTGATCGCCCGCCCGCCGCTGCACCTGATCCGCCGCGCGGACGTCCCCGCGCTGCTGGGTCTGGGGGCGGCGACGGGGCTGATGACTACGGCGTTCCTGGCGGCAATCGATCGCATCCCGCTGGGCACGGCGGTCGCGATCGAGTTCCTCGGCCCGCTGGCGGTCGCGGCGATCCGCAGCGGCAGCCGCCGCATGCTTGCGTGGCCCGGCCTCGCCCTGGCCGGAGTCGTTCTGCTCACCGAGCCGTGGCAAGGCGCGATCGACCTTGCCGGGATCGGCTTCGCGGCCCTCGCGGGCCTCGGGTGGGGTGTCTACATCCTGCTGACGCAGCGCGTGGGCGACCGCTTCTCGGGGATCAGCGGCCTGTCCATCACAATTCCGATCGCCGCGGTCATGACGGCGTTCATCGGTGTGCCCGAGGCGTCCGGAAGTATCGACGGCCGGATCCTGCTGATCGCCCTCGGGCTGGCGCTCCTCGCGCCCGTCCTGCCCTTCGGTCTCGAGATGCTCGCCCTGCGCAGGATGTCGCACTCCGCATTCGGCACGCTCATGGCCGTCGAACCCGCCCTCGGGGTGCTCATCGGCCTGCTCGTGCTGCTTCAGACGCCGTCGCCGTACCAGATCGCCGGGATCGTGCTGGTCGTCCTGGCCGGGGCCGGAGCACAACGCCACGGCGCGCGCCCCCTCGATCCCGAGCCGGCTGATGCCCGGACCCGTCCCGAAGACAAGCGCCCCCTGCTGGAGGAGACCCCATGA
- a CDS encoding dihydrodipicolinate synthase family protein, with the protein MTVDPPTTASLFTGLSAFPLTPLADDRLDERSFARQIERLAGAGVDSITVLGSTGSYAYLTSEERARAAALAVANAGTTPVFVGVGALRTSQVLANVRSAEDAGARGILLAPMTYQPLTADDVYGLFGTVAEATELPVIVYDNPGTTRFEFTTELYGRIAELPGIASIKIPGVPADPGEARTRVDEIRAVVPGHVTIGVSGDASAAAGLNAGCDTWYSVIGGTLPDVALKISRAAREGRGADAVAESARLAPLWGLFAEFGGSLRVVAAIAEHLGLAPERCLPLPIQGLSEAQRSRVADVVRDLGLDG; encoded by the coding sequence ATGACCGTCGACCCTCCGACCACAGCCTCCCTGTTCACCGGACTCAGCGCCTTTCCGCTCACCCCGCTCGCCGACGACCGGCTCGACGAGCGCTCCTTCGCTCGCCAGATCGAGCGTCTCGCCGGCGCGGGCGTCGACTCGATCACTGTCCTCGGATCCACCGGGTCCTACGCGTACCTCACGTCCGAGGAGCGCGCCCGGGCCGCGGCCCTTGCGGTCGCCAACGCCGGAACGACTCCCGTCTTCGTTGGTGTCGGGGCCCTGCGCACCTCGCAGGTGCTGGCGAACGTGCGCAGCGCCGAGGACGCCGGCGCGCGGGGGATCCTGCTCGCCCCGATGACGTACCAGCCGCTCACCGCGGACGACGTCTACGGACTGTTCGGCACGGTGGCCGAGGCCACGGAGCTTCCGGTGATCGTCTACGACAACCCGGGGACGACCCGCTTCGAGTTCACGACCGAACTCTACGGCCGGATCGCCGAGCTGCCCGGGATCGCGTCGATCAAAATCCCCGGAGTCCCCGCGGACCCCGGCGAAGCACGGACGAGAGTGGACGAGATCCGGGCGGTTGTCCCCGGGCACGTCACGATCGGCGTCTCAGGCGACGCCTCCGCCGCGGCGGGCTTGAACGCCGGATGCGACACCTGGTACTCCGTGATCGGCGGAACGCTCCCCGACGTCGCGCTGAAGATCAGCCGCGCGGCGCGCGAGGGACGCGGGGCCGACGCGGTCGCGGAGTCCGCGCGGCTGGCGCCGCTGTGGGGCCTGTTCGCCGAGTTCGGGGGCAGCCTGCGGGTGGTCGCGGCGATCGCCGAGCACCTCGGGCTGGCGCCGGAGCGTTGTCTTCCGCTCCCCATCCAAGGCCTGAGCGAGGCGCAGCGGTCCCGCGTGGCCGACGTCGTCCGCGACCTCGGCCTCGACGGATAG
- a CDS encoding amidohydrolase, with product MGEGIYFDGGTVWTGAEPADADALLVLDGRIAAVGAEARARAGEAVEHVDLGGGFLMPSFGDGHAHPQFGGLESAGPAVRGCASIEEIVAEVRRYAAEHPERAWITGASYDGSLAPDGLFDARWLDEAVPDRPVVLRAWDYHTVWCNSRALELAGITSATPEPELGEIPRRDDGSPLGTLREWGAVDLVTAVMPPREIEERVEAIDRAADYYLARGVTWVQDAWVEPDDVEAYLEIARRGSLRLRMNLALYADPRRFEQQLPAMLRARQAVDDVGHPRLTARTVKFFADGVVENQTGALLEPYCSGLHDHGMRVWEPQALNDAVRAVDAAGFQVHIHAIGDAAVRQGLDAIESAVAASGPRDRRPVIAHAQLVDAADMDRFAELGVIACMQPLWAQLDALMTVLTEPRLGPERSERQYPLRTLASTGATLSFGSDWPVSSGAPLEGIAVAASRQTEDGDPAGGWTPHEILGVDTALTAYTRAVAHQAFADAGSAAWGRLAPGVSADLVWLESDPRAVPPSALARLRVRETYLAGRRNAVVV from the coding sequence ATGGGTGAGGGCATCTATTTCGACGGCGGCACAGTCTGGACGGGGGCGGAGCCGGCAGACGCGGACGCGCTGCTGGTCCTCGACGGCCGCATTGCCGCCGTCGGAGCTGAGGCCCGCGCCCGGGCCGGCGAGGCCGTGGAGCACGTGGACCTGGGCGGCGGATTCCTGATGCCGTCCTTCGGCGACGGGCACGCCCACCCGCAGTTCGGCGGACTCGAATCCGCCGGGCCGGCCGTGCGCGGCTGCGCCTCGATCGAGGAGATCGTCGCTGAGGTGAGGCGCTACGCCGCCGAGCACCCGGAGCGGGCATGGATCACAGGCGCGTCCTACGACGGCAGCCTCGCGCCCGACGGCCTCTTCGACGCCCGGTGGCTGGACGAGGCGGTCCCGGACCGGCCCGTCGTGCTGCGTGCCTGGGACTATCACACCGTGTGGTGCAACTCCCGGGCCCTCGAACTCGCCGGCATCACGTCGGCGACGCCCGAACCCGAGCTGGGGGAGATCCCCCGCCGGGACGACGGCAGCCCGCTCGGGACCCTCCGGGAGTGGGGCGCCGTCGACCTCGTCACGGCGGTCATGCCTCCGCGCGAGATCGAGGAGCGCGTCGAGGCGATCGACCGCGCGGCCGACTATTACCTGGCCCGCGGCGTCACGTGGGTGCAGGACGCGTGGGTGGAGCCCGACGACGTCGAGGCGTACCTCGAGATCGCCCGCCGCGGTAGCCTGCGCCTGCGCATGAACCTGGCGCTCTACGCCGACCCGCGGCGGTTCGAGCAGCAGCTGCCCGCGATGCTGCGGGCCCGGCAGGCGGTCGACGACGTCGGCCATCCGCGCTTGACCGCCCGCACCGTCAAGTTCTTCGCCGACGGCGTCGTCGAGAACCAGACCGGCGCGCTGCTCGAGCCCTACTGCTCCGGCCTGCACGACCACGGCATGCGCGTCTGGGAGCCGCAGGCCCTCAACGACGCCGTCCGCGCCGTCGACGCCGCGGGTTTCCAGGTCCACATCCACGCGATTGGCGATGCTGCCGTGCGCCAAGGGCTCGACGCGATCGAGTCCGCGGTTGCGGCCAGCGGCCCGCGGGACCGGCGCCCGGTCATCGCCCACGCCCAACTGGTCGACGCCGCGGACATGGACCGCTTCGCGGAACTCGGCGTGATCGCCTGCATGCAGCCGCTGTGGGCGCAGCTCGACGCCCTCATGACGGTGCTGACGGAGCCGCGACTCGGCCCGGAGCGCTCCGAGCGCCAGTACCCGCTGCGGACCCTCGCTTCCACCGGGGCGACCCTGTCCTTCGGCTCCGACTGGCCGGTCTCCTCGGGTGCCCCGCTCGAGGGGATCGCGGTCGCCGCATCGCGGCAGACCGAGGACGGCGACCCGGCCGGCGGGTGGACCCCGCACGAGATCCTCGGGGTCGACACCGCGCTCACGGCCTACACCCGGGCCGTCGCACACCAGGCGTTCGCCGACGCCGGCTCCGCCGCGTGGGGGCGTCTCGCCCCCGGAGTGAGTGCCGACCTGGTCTGGCTCGAGTCCGACCCGCGGGCCGTCCCGCCGTCCGCGCTCGCCCGGCTCCGCGTCCGCGAGACGTACCTCGCCGGGCGACGGAACGCCGTCGTCGTCTGA
- a CDS encoding nitrilase-related carbon-nitrogen hydrolase yields MRIAVMQASASILHAEGGGHEAVATNLALITDAAERASAAGADLLVTPELFTCGYAPAAVAPHLSDDVVRRIDDGAAASARTHGLHLVYSAPRRAGADWTITATLVSPAGERLATHTKVHLFGGEEQETFAAGTSAPPVVDVAGVGVGLMVCYDVEFPEMVRAAAAAGADVVAVPTALTAEFAEVQDVLLPARALESQVAIAYANHAGPAPSADGEIQLGGGSLILGPTGKLLASAPRTDAGTAGPALITADVTAADVAAARTRVPYLRERRPDLYRDWSDRT; encoded by the coding sequence ATGCGGATCGCCGTCATGCAGGCCTCGGCCTCGATCCTGCACGCCGAGGGGGGCGGCCACGAAGCGGTCGCCACGAACCTGGCGCTCATCACGGACGCCGCCGAACGCGCCTCCGCCGCCGGCGCGGACCTGCTCGTCACGCCCGAGCTCTTCACGTGCGGCTACGCTCCCGCGGCGGTGGCACCGCACCTGAGCGACGACGTCGTGCGCCGGATCGACGACGGCGCCGCGGCCTCGGCACGCACCCACGGCCTCCACCTCGTCTACAGCGCGCCGCGGCGCGCGGGCGCGGACTGGACGATCACCGCGACACTCGTGTCCCCGGCCGGCGAGCGCCTCGCGACGCACACCAAGGTGCACCTCTTCGGCGGGGAAGAGCAGGAGACCTTCGCCGCCGGGACGTCGGCCCCGCCCGTGGTCGACGTGGCCGGGGTGGGCGTGGGACTCATGGTCTGTTACGACGTCGAGTTCCCCGAGATGGTGCGCGCGGCCGCTGCCGCAGGGGCCGACGTCGTCGCCGTCCCCACCGCCCTGACCGCCGAGTTCGCGGAGGTGCAGGACGTGCTGCTGCCCGCCCGCGCCCTCGAGTCGCAGGTCGCGATCGCGTACGCCAACCACGCCGGCCCCGCCCCGAGCGCCGACGGCGAGATCCAGCTCGGCGGCGGCAGCCTGATCCTCGGGCCCACGGGAAAGCTCCTCGCGAGCGCGCCGCGAACCGACGCCGGCACGGCCGGGCCGGCCCTGATCACCGCGGACGTGACCGCGGCCGACGTCGCCGCGGCGCGGACACGCGTGCCCTACCTCCGCGAGCGCCGACCGGACCTGTACCGGGACTGGTCCGACCGCACCTGA
- a CDS encoding NRAMP family divalent metal transporter, with amino-acid sequence MSTAPASKPTMSPAARRTALMGAMFLMATSAIGPGFITQTTVFTVQLGAAFAFAIMVSIVVDIAVQLNVWRVIGVSGLRAQELGNKVLPGIGWFLAGLVFLGGMVFNIGNIAGAGLGMNAMLGLDPKIGGAISAVIAILIFVSKRAGMALDRIVVLLGAIMILLMLYVAIVAAPPVGEALKNTVMPAEVDFLTITTLIGGTVGGYITYAGAHRMIDSGTSGPEHVKEVSRSSVLSIIVTGIMRILLFLAILGVVAGGVALTSDNMAAEAFGAAAGEIGMRLFGVILWSAALTSVIGAAYTSVSFVTRTTTSPAVRNRVTIAFILVCLTAFLLLGQAPQTLLIFAGAFNGLILPVGFGVLLWVAWRRRDLLQGYVYPKWLIVVGAAAWLLTLFLGWNSLASLAALWS; translated from the coding sequence ATGTCGACTGCACCCGCGTCGAAGCCCACGATGAGTCCCGCCGCCCGGCGCACCGCGCTCATGGGTGCCATGTTCCTCATGGCCACCAGCGCGATCGGGCCGGGGTTCATCACCCAGACCACCGTCTTCACCGTCCAGCTCGGCGCGGCGTTCGCCTTCGCCATCATGGTCTCGATCGTCGTCGACATCGCGGTCCAGTTGAACGTGTGGCGGGTCATCGGCGTCTCCGGCCTGCGCGCGCAGGAACTCGGCAACAAGGTCCTTCCGGGCATCGGCTGGTTCCTCGCCGGACTCGTCTTCCTCGGCGGCATGGTCTTCAACATCGGCAACATCGCCGGCGCGGGTCTGGGCATGAACGCCATGCTCGGCCTCGATCCCAAGATCGGCGGCGCGATCTCCGCCGTCATCGCGATCCTCATCTTCGTCTCCAAACGCGCGGGAATGGCGCTCGATCGGATCGTCGTCCTCCTCGGCGCCATCATGATCCTGCTGATGCTCTACGTCGCGATCGTCGCCGCGCCGCCGGTCGGGGAGGCGCTGAAGAACACCGTCATGCCCGCCGAGGTCGACTTCCTGACGATCACCACGCTCATCGGCGGCACGGTCGGCGGCTACATCACCTACGCCGGCGCCCACCGCATGATCGACTCGGGCACCTCCGGCCCCGAACACGTCAAGGAGGTCAGCCGCAGCTCGGTTTTGAGCATCATCGTCACGGGCATAATGCGCATCCTGCTGTTCCTGGCGATCCTTGGCGTCGTCGCCGGCGGCGTCGCGCTGACGAGCGACAACATGGCGGCCGAGGCGTTCGGCGCCGCCGCCGGCGAGATCGGCATGCGCCTCTTCGGCGTCATCCTCTGGTCCGCTGCACTGACCTCCGTGATCGGCGCGGCCTACACGTCGGTCTCGTTCGTCACGCGCACGACGACGTCGCCCGCCGTCCGTAACCGCGTCACCATCGCGTTCATCCTGGTCTGCCTGACGGCGTTCCTGCTGCTGGGTCAGGCGCCGCAGACGCTGCTGATCTTCGCGGGCGCCTTCAACGGGCTGATCCTGCCTGTCGGCTTCGGCGTCCTCCTGTGGGTCGCGTGGCGTCGCCGGGACCTGCTGCAGGGCTACGTCTACCCCAAATGGCTCATCGTCGTCGGGGCCGCTGCCTGGCTGCTCACCCTGTTCCTCGGGTGGAACTCGCTCGCCAGCCTGGCCGCCCTCTGGTCGTGA
- a CDS encoding SDR family oxidoreductase gives MTTLDGAVVLVTGANGGLGREFVAQALARGAAKVYATARTPGHWEDERIVPLVLDVTSRDSTRAAAAEAQDVTVLINNAGAWTDASLLDDDLTAARAQFETNFWGQLEVSNAFLSALKKHRGGMVNVLSALSWLALADTYSTTKAALWSATNVQRVGLVEDGVQVVGLHLGYTDTGMTEGVEVEKNDPADVVSAAYDGLEAGEHEVLADEASRQVKAGLAAPLSALYPQLG, from the coding sequence ATGACAACACTTGACGGCGCGGTAGTGCTGGTTACCGGGGCAAACGGAGGGCTCGGGCGGGAATTCGTCGCGCAGGCGCTCGCCCGCGGTGCGGCGAAGGTCTATGCGACCGCGCGCACGCCCGGTCACTGGGAGGACGAGCGGATTGTGCCGCTTGTCCTAGATGTCACGAGCCGGGACTCGACCCGGGCGGCAGCGGCAGAGGCGCAGGATGTGACGGTGCTGATCAACAACGCCGGCGCATGGACGGACGCCTCCCTGCTCGACGACGACCTCACTGCCGCTAGGGCGCAGTTCGAGACCAACTTCTGGGGGCAGCTCGAAGTCAGCAACGCCTTCCTCTCCGCGCTCAAGAAGCATCGAGGCGGGATGGTGAACGTGCTGTCCGCGCTGAGCTGGCTCGCCCTCGCCGACACCTACAGCACCACCAAAGCCGCGCTCTGGTCCGCGACGAACGTCCAGCGCGTTGGTCTCGTGGAGGATGGTGTTCAGGTTGTCGGTCTGCACCTGGGATACACGGATACAGGTATGACCGAGGGTGTCGAGGTGGAGAAGAACGACCCAGCTGACGTCGTGTCGGCCGCGTACGACGGACTGGAAGCCGGTGAGCACGAAGTCCTGGCGGATGAGGCGAGCCGTCAGGTCAAGGCGGGGCTCGCCGCGCCTTTGTCGGCGCTGTACCCGCAACTGGGCTGA
- a CDS encoding TetR/AcrR family transcriptional regulator C-terminal domain-containing protein, which yields MPLNRRALVAAAMDLLDEKGAEALTMRNLASRVDRKVASLYNHVSGRPELVELIRAEIVASIDTEPFAKDPWNVALERWARSYGAAFGAHPASIRLLATTPIRDASTYVMYERVVDGLARGGWPAGEAVAVMRTVEAFVLGAALDMIAPADLLTPDAPATDLPAIRRALAPEHATTSSAAAAFELGLTALLDGLTERLARLCEDRACSAGG from the coding sequence ATGCCCCTGAACCGGCGCGCACTCGTCGCCGCTGCTATGGACCTGCTCGACGAGAAGGGCGCGGAGGCCCTGACGATGCGGAACCTCGCGAGCCGCGTCGACCGCAAGGTCGCCTCGCTCTACAACCACGTCAGCGGCCGCCCGGAGCTCGTGGAGCTGATCCGTGCCGAGATCGTGGCGAGCATCGACACCGAACCGTTCGCGAAGGACCCGTGGAACGTCGCCCTCGAGCGCTGGGCGCGCTCCTACGGCGCCGCCTTCGGCGCGCACCCGGCCAGCATCCGGCTGCTCGCCACGACGCCCATCCGCGACGCGTCCACCTACGTCATGTACGAGCGGGTCGTCGACGGCCTGGCCCGGGGCGGCTGGCCGGCCGGGGAGGCCGTCGCCGTGATGCGCACCGTCGAGGCGTTCGTCCTCGGCGCCGCCCTCGACATGATCGCCCCGGCCGACCTCCTGACGCCGGACGCGCCGGCAACCGACCTGCCCGCGATCCGTCGAGCGCTGGCCCCCGAGCATGCGACGACGTCGAGCGCGGCCGCCGCGTTCGAGCTGGGGCTGACGGCCCTGCTCGACGGCCTCACCGAGCGCCTCGCCCGCCTTTGCGAGGATCGGGCGTGCTCCGCTGGAGGGTGA
- a CDS encoding winged helix-turn-helix transcriptional regulator, translated as MRTTQDREGVRQCSVARTLDVVGEKWSLLAVREMMLGTHRFAEMVKHTGAPRDILTTRLRTLEEKGLVERRQYSSRPERFEYHLTELGKSLGPVITVLRQWGDDHLAGPTGPPLTFTHSCGEELDADVVCAHCGKPAIGSTVRR; from the coding sequence ATGAGGACGACACAGGATCGTGAGGGCGTGCGCCAGTGTTCTGTTGCCCGGACCCTCGATGTGGTCGGTGAGAAGTGGTCGCTCCTGGCCGTGCGCGAGATGATGCTGGGCACGCACCGCTTCGCAGAGATGGTCAAGCACACCGGTGCGCCACGGGACATCCTCACGACGCGGTTGCGCACTCTGGAAGAAAAAGGCCTGGTCGAGCGCCGTCAGTACAGCAGCCGCCCGGAACGATTCGAGTACCACCTGACAGAGCTGGGCAAGTCCCTGGGGCCCGTGATCACAGTGCTGCGACAGTGGGGCGATGATCATCTCGCGGGGCCGACGGGCCCGCCGCTGACGTTCACCCATTCCTGTGGTGAAGAGCTCGACGCCGACGTCGTTTGCGCGCACTGCGGCAAGCCTGCCATCGGCTCTACCGTGCGGCGATAG
- a CDS encoding DUF1990 family protein, producing MLRWRVKSASGFTVDSAGPVSPGDRVLVTARLLGARIVEPVEVVSVVDEPERVGFAYRTLPGHPISGEEAFIVVRDGDETRLVIRSLTRAASEQPWRALYPLLRVVQLVVRRRYLRALR from the coding sequence GTGCTCCGCTGGAGGGTGAAGTCAGCCAGCGGATTCACCGTGGACTCCGCCGGCCCCGTGTCGCCGGGCGACCGGGTGCTCGTCACGGCGCGCCTGCTCGGCGCGCGGATCGTCGAGCCGGTCGAGGTCGTCTCGGTCGTCGATGAACCGGAACGCGTCGGCTTCGCCTACCGCACCCTGCCGGGCCATCCCATCTCCGGCGAGGAGGCGTTCATCGTGGTGCGCGACGGCGACGAGACGCGCCTCGTGATCCGCTCGCTCACGCGGGCCGCGAGCGAGCAGCCGTGGCGGGCTCTCTACCCGCTCCTGCGCGTCGTCCAGCTCGTCGTGCGCCGGCGCTACCTGCGCGCGCTCCGCTGA
- a CDS encoding APC family permease, producing MSRETILTRGAPGPAAGQLRRVLGVPSLVLFGLVYMVPLTVFTTYGIVTEMSGGRVPAAYLVTLAAMVFTANSYARMVRAYPVAGSAYTYTQQSFGAGTGFLAGWSLLLDYLFLPMINYLVIGLYLNAALPGVPAWVFVVAAIALVTVLNVVGVVSIARANSVIIAVQALFIATFVMLGWAAIAGSGAVDPLAPFNGDGSLSGVGPLFAGAAVLCLSFLGFDSISTMAEEAKDARRSVPRAILITTATAGLVFVGLSYLAQLVYPSNDFADVDSAALDVMAAAGGQFLAVFFTAAYVSGALGSALTSQASVARILYAMGRDGVLPTSFFGRLSVRFSTPVPAILCVSVVSCAAVVVSLGLLAEMISFGALIAFSAVNLSVIKHYVIDKSRRSVRDLIAYLVLPGVGFAMTLWLWTSLSPRTLVVGLIWMALGALYLAWVTRGFRRPTPTLDLKE from the coding sequence ATGTCACGAGAAACCATCCTCACCCGCGGTGCTCCCGGACCGGCCGCGGGCCAACTCAGGCGGGTTCTCGGCGTACCCTCGCTGGTGCTCTTCGGGCTCGTCTACATGGTCCCGCTCACGGTCTTCACGACGTACGGGATCGTCACCGAGATGAGCGGCGGGCGCGTACCCGCGGCCTACCTCGTCACGCTTGCCGCCATGGTCTTCACGGCCAACTCCTACGCCCGCATGGTGCGGGCGTACCCCGTGGCCGGCTCCGCCTACACCTACACGCAGCAGAGCTTCGGGGCGGGGACGGGGTTCCTCGCCGGCTGGTCGCTGCTGCTCGACTACCTCTTCCTGCCGATGATCAACTACCTGGTGATCGGCCTCTACCTGAACGCCGCGCTGCCGGGTGTGCCCGCGTGGGTCTTCGTCGTCGCCGCGATCGCGCTCGTGACGGTGCTCAATGTCGTCGGCGTCGTCTCGATCGCCCGCGCGAACTCCGTGATCATCGCGGTGCAGGCCCTCTTCATCGCCACGTTCGTGATGCTCGGCTGGGCGGCGATCGCCGGCTCGGGCGCGGTCGACCCGCTGGCCCCGTTCAACGGGGACGGATCGCTCTCCGGCGTCGGGCCGCTCTTCGCCGGCGCCGCGGTGCTGTGCCTGTCCTTCCTCGGCTTCGACTCCATCTCCACGATGGCGGAGGAGGCCAAAGACGCCCGCCGTTCGGTGCCGCGGGCCATCCTGATCACGACGGCGACCGCGGGCCTCGTCTTCGTCGGGCTGTCCTACCTAGCCCAGCTGGTCTACCCGTCGAACGACTTCGCGGACGTCGATTCGGCCGCGCTCGACGTGATGGCGGCCGCGGGCGGGCAGTTCCTGGCCGTGTTCTTCACGGCGGCCTACGTCTCCGGCGCGCTCGGCTCCGCGCTGACGTCGCAGGCCTCCGTGGCGCGCATCCTCTACGCGATGGGGCGCGACGGCGTCCTGCCCACCTCCTTCTTCGGGCGGCTCTCCGTCCGGTTCAGCACGCCCGTGCCGGCGATCCTCTGCGTTTCGGTCGTCTCGTGCGCCGCGGTGGTTGTGAGTCTCGGTCTCTTGGCGGAGATGATCAGCTTCGGGGCGCTCATCGCGTTCTCTGCGGTCAACCTCTCGGTCATCAAGCACTACGTCATCGACAAAAGCCGGCGCTCGGTCCGGGACCTGATCGCCTATCTGGTCCTGCCCGGCGTTGGTTTCGCGATGACCCTCTGGCTGTGGACGAGCCTCTCGCCGCGGACGCTCGTGGTCGGCCTGATCTGGATGGCGCTCGGCGCGCTCTACCTCGCGTGGGTAACTCGCGGGTTCCGCCGGCCGACGCCGACCCTGGACCTCAAGGAGTAG
- a CDS encoding helix-turn-helix domain-containing protein — translation MDLDAESLASVIGSRVRHERTEHGWTLDQLAEHAGVSRRMVVNVEQGAVNPSIGTLLRLSDALGVGLPALVEPPRRERTKLTRAGEGAALWQGEAGGRGVLVAGTEPPDVVELWDWSLAPGEAHVSEAHSEGTRELLQVREGALVVAVADESFTLAPGDALAFAGDEEHSYANPGDDLTRFTLTVFEPGVGPGPRTETPHA, via the coding sequence ATGGACTTGGATGCAGAATCACTCGCCTCCGTGATCGGGTCGCGCGTGCGACACGAGCGGACCGAGCACGGCTGGACGTTGGACCAGCTCGCCGAGCACGCCGGCGTGAGCCGCCGGATGGTCGTGAACGTCGAGCAGGGGGCCGTGAACCCGAGCATCGGGACCCTCCTGCGCCTCAGCGACGCGCTGGGCGTCGGCCTGCCCGCGCTCGTCGAGCCGCCGCGCCGCGAGCGCACGAAGCTCACTCGAGCCGGCGAGGGCGCGGCGCTGTGGCAGGGCGAGGCCGGCGGGCGGGGCGTGCTCGTCGCCGGCACCGAGCCGCCCGACGTCGTGGAGCTGTGGGACTGGTCCCTCGCGCCGGGCGAGGCGCACGTGAGCGAGGCGCATTCGGAGGGGACGCGCGAGCTCCTGCAGGTGCGGGAGGGGGCGCTCGTCGTCGCGGTGGCAGACGAGTCGTTCACGCTCGCCCCCGGGGACGCGCTCGCGTTCGCCGGCGACGAGGAGCACTCCTACGCCAACCCGGGTGATGACCTCACCCGATTCACCCTGACAGTCTTTGAACCGGGCGTCGGCCCCGGTCCTCGAACGGAGACCCCCCATGCCTGA